From the genome of Gammaproteobacteria bacterium, one region includes:
- a CDS encoding phosphotransferase has translation MDKRYEQLKGWLAATLDAAEYEIQPASADASFRRYFRVFTGGQSFIVMDAPPEKENVGPFIEIAGHLLALGLHVPEIFYQDLEQGFLLLSDLGSRPYLDELGDSTVERLYGDALGALVVLQAGIYTDDDFLPEYSAELLMSEMELFRDWYLGEHHGLALSASRADVLREAFELLRDQALAQTRVWVHRDYHSRNLMICESHNPGIIDFQDAVIGPVTYDLVSLLRDCYIAWPRERVEDWVKGYHQLAMDSGIPVCEDDEEFLRWFDWMGVQRHLKAIGIFARLNHRDGKPGYLKDIPRTLAYVLDVCQRYPELESFYQLLDELDLPEAA, from the coding sequence TTGGATAAACGATATGAGCAGTTAAAAGGGTGGCTGGCAGCGACACTGGACGCGGCAGAATATGAAATCCAGCCGGCTTCTGCCGATGCCAGCTTTCGGCGCTATTTTCGTGTTTTCACCGGTGGCCAGAGTTTTATTGTCATGGACGCGCCGCCTGAAAAGGAAAATGTCGGGCCGTTTATTGAAATTGCCGGACACTTGCTTGCGCTCGGTCTGCATGTACCGGAAATCTTTTACCAGGACCTTGAACAGGGATTCCTGCTGCTCAGTGACCTGGGTAGTCGCCCCTATCTCGATGAGCTTGGGGATTCGACAGTGGAAAGGCTTTATGGCGATGCGCTGGGCGCGCTTGTTGTGTTGCAGGCCGGCATATATACAGATGATGATTTTCTCCCGGAGTATTCGGCAGAACTGCTTATGAGCGAAATGGAGCTGTTTCGTGACTGGTATCTCGGTGAGCATCATGGCCTGGCATTGTCGGCATCCCGGGCGGATGTATTGCGGGAAGCCTTCGAGTTGTTGCGTGACCAGGCGTTGGCGCAAACCCGGGTATGGGTTCACCGTGACTACCATTCCCGGAACCTGATGATATGCGAGAGCCATAACCCGGGGATTATCGATTTCCAGGATGCTGTTATCGGCCCGGTCACCTATGACCTTGTATCACTGTTGAGGGATTGTTATATCGCCTGGCCCAGGGAGCGGGTGGAAGACTGGGTAAAGGGATATCATCAGCTGGCCATGGATTCCGGTATACCGGTATGCGAGGACGACGAAGAATTCCTGCGCTGGTTTGACTGGATGGGGGTTCAGCGTCACCTGAAGGCGATTGGTATTTTTGCCCGCCTCAATCACCGCGATGGCAAGCCGGGATACCTGAAAGACATACCTCGTACATTGGCGTATGTGCTGGATGTCTGTCAGCGTTATCCAGAGCTTGAGTCATTTTACCAATTGCTTGATGAGCTCGACTTGCCGGAGGCTGCGTGA
- a CDS encoding nucleotidyltransferase family protein has product MKAMILAAGRGERMRPLTDHTPKPLLEVGKYSLIEHLVRSLVESGFVRLIVNHAHLGNQIEARLGTGAQFGATIEYSAEGETGLETGGGIYKALPLLGDAPFLVVNGDIWTDYPFSRMHNMVPAGMAHLVMVDNPPQHPAGDFVLHDNSAISNDLDGRLTYSGIGVYRPEMFAGCQPGKFPLAPILRKLADESRLTGEYFPGNWSDVGTPERLQVLRDQCG; this is encoded by the coding sequence GTGAAAGCAATGATCCTGGCGGCGGGGCGCGGAGAGCGAATGCGCCCGTTGACCGATCATACGCCGAAGCCGTTGCTGGAAGTGGGCAAGTATTCACTTATTGAGCACCTGGTTCGGTCACTGGTTGAAAGCGGGTTTGTGCGTTTAATTGTCAATCACGCCCATCTCGGCAACCAGATTGAAGCCAGGCTGGGTACCGGTGCGCAATTTGGGGCGACTATTGAATACTCAGCTGAAGGCGAGACCGGCCTGGAGACAGGCGGTGGTATATACAAGGCATTACCATTGCTCGGAGATGCCCCGTTCCTGGTGGTGAATGGCGATATCTGGACAGATTACCCGTTTTCCCGAATGCACAATATGGTGCCAGCCGGTATGGCGCACCTCGTGATGGTGGATAATCCCCCGCAGCATCCTGCCGGAGACTTTGTGCTCCACGACAATTCAGCAATCAGCAATGATTTGGATGGTCGATTGACCTATTCGGGTATTGGCGTGTATCGCCCGGAAATGTTTGCGGGCTGCCAGCCGGGAAAGTTTCCATTGGCGCCCATACTGCGCAAGCTGGCCGATGAATCAAGGCTGACAGGTGAATATTTTCCAGGCAATTGGTCCGATGTTGGAACACCGGAGCGCCTACAGGTGCTTCGTGACCAGTGTGGCTGA
- a CDS encoding adenosylcobalamin-dependent ribonucleoside-diphosphate reductase, with the protein MKAAEVAQDVTERIDIDLQPASEDIWDKKYRLKTKTGEAVDEDIAGTYERVAQALSEVESTPAKQKEWHKKFVWALQNGAIPAGRIMSNAGAQAHKPATSTINCTVSGTIPDSMNGILSSVHEAGLTLKAGCGIGYEFSTLRPKGAFVSGAGAHTSGPLSFMDIFDAMCFTVSSAGGRRGAQMGTFDISHPDVPDFIRAKREDGRLRQFNLSCLITEEFMEAVKNDEDWKLAFPASNHELEDENTEIVWRYWPQTSGYTTNDIGEVACKVYKVIPASRLWNLIMASTYDYAEPGFILIDKINEMNNNWYCENVRATNPCGEQPLPPHGSCLLGSINLTKFVLNPFTDKARFDWDRFREVVAIFTRMLDNVVEINGLPLENQRHEIEYKRRHGMGFLGLGSTMTMLRMKYGNDQSLGFTEDVARTMAEVGWQTGVELAEEKGPAPIMNDLFVVTEEMLARRPEMKSDGYKAGDQIPGRLLMAKYSRYMQQFDSKLTDAIAEKGVRFTHHTSIAPTGTISLSLANNASNGIEPSFAHHYSRNVIREGRKTKEKVEVYSFELLAYRQLINTDAMPFSQDEVSKLPDYFISADDVTPKQHVDVQAAAQKWVDSSISKTANVPTDFPFEDFKDIYLYAYEKGLKGCTTFRFNPEAFQGVLVKEQDLENTIYRFQLSNGETLEVKGNDEVEYDGETHTAANLYDALKEGYYGKF; encoded by the coding sequence ATGAAGGCAGCAGAAGTCGCTCAGGACGTCACCGAGCGTATTGATATCGATTTACAACCCGCTTCGGAAGACATTTGGGACAAAAAATACCGCCTGAAAACCAAAACTGGCGAAGCGGTGGACGAGGACATCGCCGGCACTTATGAGCGTGTCGCCCAGGCCCTGTCCGAAGTGGAATCCACCCCGGCCAAACAAAAGGAATGGCACAAAAAGTTTGTCTGGGCACTTCAGAACGGAGCAATCCCGGCTGGACGCATCATGTCCAACGCCGGCGCCCAGGCCCACAAACCGGCCACCAGCACCATCAATTGCACGGTATCCGGCACCATTCCGGATTCCATGAATGGCATTCTCAGCTCAGTTCATGAAGCCGGCCTGACGTTGAAGGCGGGCTGCGGTATTGGTTACGAGTTCTCTACCCTCCGTCCCAAAGGGGCGTTTGTCAGCGGGGCCGGAGCACATACCTCCGGCCCCCTGTCCTTTATGGATATTTTTGATGCCATGTGTTTCACGGTCTCGTCTGCTGGCGGCCGTCGTGGCGCACAAATGGGCACCTTTGATATTTCACATCCGGATGTGCCGGATTTCATTCGCGCCAAGCGAGAAGATGGTCGCCTGCGCCAGTTCAATCTTTCCTGCCTGATCACCGAAGAATTCATGGAAGCGGTGAAGAATGACGAGGACTGGAAACTGGCTTTTCCGGCCAGCAATCATGAACTGGAAGATGAAAACACCGAAATTGTCTGGCGCTACTGGCCACAAACCAGCGGCTACACTACCAATGATATCGGTGAAGTCGCGTGTAAGGTTTACAAGGTCATCCCCGCTTCACGGCTGTGGAACCTGATCATGGCTTCGACCTACGACTACGCCGAACCGGGCTTCATCCTGATCGACAAGATCAACGAGATGAACAACAACTGGTATTGCGAAAACGTTCGCGCCACCAATCCTTGTGGTGAGCAGCCATTACCGCCTCACGGTTCATGCCTGCTTGGCTCCATCAACCTGACCAAGTTTGTACTCAATCCGTTTACTGACAAGGCCCGGTTTGACTGGGATCGCTTCAGGGAAGTCGTCGCTATTTTCACGCGCATGCTCGACAATGTTGTCGAAATCAACGGCCTCCCGCTCGAAAATCAGCGCCATGAAATCGAATACAAACGTCGTCACGGCATGGGCTTCCTCGGTCTTGGCTCAACCATGACCATGCTGCGCATGAAGTACGGCAACGACCAGTCACTCGGCTTCACCGAAGACGTCGCCCGCACCATGGCGGAAGTTGGCTGGCAGACCGGTGTTGAGCTGGCCGAAGAAAAAGGTCCGGCACCGATCATGAATGACCTGTTTGTTGTCACCGAAGAGATGCTGGCCAGGCGCCCGGAAATGAAAAGCGACGGCTACAAGGCCGGCGACCAGATTCCCGGTCGGCTGCTGATGGCCAAGTACAGTCGCTACATGCAGCAGTTTGACAGCAAGCTCACCGACGCGATCGCGGAAAAAGGTGTGCGCTTCACTCATCACACCTCAATAGCACCGACTGGCACCATCTCCCTGTCCCTGGCCAACAATGCCAGCAACGGTATCGAACCGTCTTTCGCGCACCATTACAGCCGCAATGTCATTCGCGAAGGCAGAAAGACCAAGGAAAAGGTGGAAGTGTATTCATTCGAGCTACTGGCCTATCGCCAGCTGATTAATACCGATGCCATGCCGTTCAGCCAGGATGAGGTCAGCAAGCTGCCGGATTATTTTATCTCGGCAGACGATGTCACGCCCAAACAACACGTTGATGTGCAGGCAGCAGCGCAAAAATGGGTGGACTCATCCATTTCCAAGACCGCCAATGTGCCGACAGATTTCCCGTTCGAAGACTTCAAGGATATTTACCTGTACGCCTATGAAAAAGGCCTCAAAGGCTGCACCACCTTCCGCTTCAACCCGGAAGCGTTCCAGGGCGTACTTGTGAAAGAGCAGGATCTGGAAAACACCATCTACCGCTTCCAGTTGAGCAACGGCGAAACCCTGGAAGTAAAAGGCAACGATGAGGTTGAATACGACGGTGAAACCCATACCGCTGCCAACCTGTACGATGCCCTGAAAGAAGGCTATTACGGTAAATTCTGA
- a CDS encoding CoB--CoM heterodisulfide reductase iron-sulfur subunit B family protein, which yields MAKKQYSFYPGCSSERKASAANYMTSVESMCKTLDIELNEIPDWNCCGASIGYAEGGELPRHALNARNVALSEKNNPGQDIVATCAACWLGTKETSERVAHSGELLADIKEVLKEAGLEGDYKNQTPIRHMVEVLIEDFGYDELAKPVKKPLEGIKIAGYVGCQTNRPFGVDNESFENPRYLDKLVGTLGGEPIENYDQKVTCCGGALAFSEPDKAYNQINKILESAYDFGAEMIVTPCPVCQMNVEVYQEQINKKFGKKYKIPVTYYSQLMAVAYGHDAKASGLDGNIVRATKLEEIASK from the coding sequence ATGGCTAAGAAACAATATTCTTTTTATCCTGGCTGTTCCTCCGAGCGTAAGGCTTCAGCTGCGAACTACATGACTTCGGTCGAATCCATGTGCAAGACACTGGATATCGAGCTGAATGAGATCCCGGACTGGAACTGCTGCGGTGCCTCCATCGGTTATGCCGAAGGTGGCGAGCTGCCACGTCACGCGCTGAACGCCCGTAACGTGGCACTGTCAGAAAAGAACAACCCGGGACAGGACATTGTTGCCACCTGCGCCGCATGCTGGCTGGGTACCAAGGAAACTTCCGAGCGCGTGGCCCATTCCGGTGAGTTGCTGGCTGACATCAAGGAAGTCCTGAAAGAAGCCGGCCTCGAAGGTGATTACAAGAACCAGACGCCGATTCGACATATGGTTGAGGTGCTTATCGAAGACTTCGGTTATGACGAATTGGCCAAGCCGGTCAAGAAGCCGCTCGAAGGTATCAAGATTGCCGGTTACGTGGGTTGCCAGACCAACCGCCCGTTCGGCGTTGACAATGAATCCTTCGAAAACCCGAGATACCTGGACAAGCTGGTCGGCACCCTCGGTGGTGAACCCATTGAAAACTATGACCAGAAAGTCACCTGTTGCGGCGGTGCGCTGGCGTTCTCCGAGCCGGACAAGGCCTATAACCAGATCAACAAGATCCTGGAATCCGCCTATGATTTCGGTGCCGAAATGATTGTCACGCCATGCCCCGTATGCCAGATGAACGTCGAGGTATACCAGGAGCAGATCAACAAGAAGTTTGGCAAGAAGTACAAGATCCCGGTGACCTACTACAGCCAGTTAATGGCAGTGGCCTATGGTCATGATGCCAAGGCTTCAGGTCTGGACGGCAATATCGTTCGTGCCACCAAGCTGGAAGAGATCGCCTCCAAGTAA
- a CDS encoding carbohydrate kinase family protein, with protein sequence MSALICGSYAYDTIMVFNDQFKNHIIPEKVHILNVSFLVPDMRREFGGCAGNIAYNLKLLGGDPLPMATVGNDFAPYAAWMNECGIPRTHIRELSDTYTGQAFITTDMDDNQITAFHPGAMGESHQNTVSDAAGITIGIVSPDGRQGMIDHARQFAEANIPFIFDPGQGMPMFDGNDLMEFVDQATWVTVNDYEAQLLQERTGKSLEELAEQVEALVVTLGGEGSRIYAGDQRIDIPTAATSAVNDPTGCGDAYRAGLLYGLMNKLDWDTTGRIAALMGAIKIEQHGTQNHRFSRTDFEARFRESFGRDI encoded by the coding sequence ATGTCAGCACTGATTTGCGGCTCTTATGCCTACGACACCATTATGGTGTTCAACGACCAGTTCAAAAATCACATTATCCCCGAAAAAGTTCATATCCTGAACGTATCCTTCCTGGTACCTGACATGCGCCGCGAGTTCGGCGGCTGTGCTGGCAACATCGCCTACAACTTGAAACTGCTGGGTGGCGATCCCCTGCCCATGGCCACGGTTGGCAACGATTTTGCTCCCTACGCGGCCTGGATGAACGAATGCGGCATTCCTCGCACTCATATCCGGGAACTGTCGGATACCTACACCGGCCAGGCATTTATTACCACCGATATGGATGATAACCAGATTACAGCGTTTCACCCAGGCGCCATGGGTGAGTCCCACCAAAATACGGTGTCCGATGCCGCCGGCATCACGATTGGTATTGTTTCACCCGATGGCCGCCAAGGCATGATTGACCATGCACGCCAGTTTGCCGAGGCCAATATCCCTTTTATTTTCGATCCGGGCCAAGGTATGCCCATGTTCGATGGCAACGATTTGATGGAATTCGTCGACCAGGCCACCTGGGTCACGGTCAACGATTACGAGGCTCAATTGCTTCAGGAGCGCACCGGCAAGTCGCTGGAAGAACTGGCTGAACAGGTAGAAGCCTTGGTGGTAACCCTCGGCGGTGAAGGCTCCCGTATCTACGCCGGCGATCAACGCATTGATATTCCGACGGCAGCGACCAGCGCGGTCAATGACCCCACCGGCTGTGGTGATGCCTACCGTGCCGGCCTGCTTTACGGCCTGATGAACAAGCTGGATTGGGACACCACCGGACGTATCGCGGCGCTGATGGGTGCCATCAAAATCGAACAGCACGGCACCCAGAATCATCGCTTCAGCCGAACCGATTTCGAGGCCCGGTTCCGGGAGAGCTTTGGTCGGGATATTTAA
- a CDS encoding 4Fe-4S dicluster domain-containing protein, which translates to MSTNTAMVEKYHNDFLKEVEANVEEGNWVKMCMQCGVCAGSCPLGNAWEHPPQEIFMMIRAGKREEVLTSESMWMCTSCYNCIVRCPRELPITHIMHGLANYANRLGIAHKQNPTRRFATIFWNNIASSGRVNELALSVKLYFMDGIVSGIKKGLEMMGVGLGLMKTGRLNAFGLFSHAGVKDSKGYKAMLKKAREIEDKRKGVA; encoded by the coding sequence ATGAGTACAAATACCGCCATGGTTGAGAAATACCATAATGACTTCCTCAAGGAAGTTGAAGCCAACGTAGAAGAAGGCAACTGGGTAAAGATGTGCATGCAATGCGGTGTTTGCGCCGGTTCATGCCCGCTGGGTAATGCCTGGGAACATCCGCCGCAGGAAATCTTCATGATGATCCGCGCCGGCAAGCGTGAAGAAGTGCTGACGTCCGAATCCATGTGGATGTGTACCTCGTGCTACAACTGTATTGTACGTTGCCCGCGCGAACTGCCCATTACTCACATCATGCATGGCCTGGCCAACTACGCGAATCGCCTGGGTATTGCCCACAAGCAGAACCCGACCCGTAGATTCGCCACGATCTTCTGGAACAACATTGCTTCCAGTGGCCGCGTAAACGAACTGGCACTGTCAGTGAAACTGTATTTCATGGACGGCATTGTATCCGGTATCAAGAAGGGCCTGGAAATGATGGGCGTCGGTCTTGGTCTTATGAAAACCGGTCGTCTCAATGCGTTTGGCCTGTTCTCCCATGCAGGCGTAAAAGACAGCAAGGGCTACAAGGCCATGCTGAAGAAAGCCCGTGAAATCGAAGACAAGCGCAAAGGCGTGGCGTAA
- a CDS encoding NrdJb encodes MAIKIESKITGYEVAGGKNDKSQQIAEVTETNIVHMHEKLERPDELVGNTYKIKTPLTEHALYVTVNDIILNEGTEHEKRRPFEIFINSKSMEHFQWIVALTRIISAVFRKGGDVTFLVEELRSVFDPRGGYFKKGRYIPSLVAELGDVIECHMKHIGLIVTEEDAHQKKFIEQKRAEIEAKTKKQPQPEESSNDFPPEAQLCNKCMTKAVMKMDGCMTCLNCGDSKCG; translated from the coding sequence ATGGCTATCAAGATTGAAAGCAAGATTACCGGTTACGAGGTCGCCGGAGGCAAGAACGACAAGAGCCAGCAGATCGCGGAGGTCACCGAAACCAATATTGTGCACATGCACGAAAAGCTCGAGCGCCCGGACGAACTGGTTGGCAACACCTACAAGATCAAAACACCGCTCACCGAGCATGCGCTGTACGTCACCGTCAACGATATCATCCTCAACGAAGGCACCGAGCACGAGAAACGGCGTCCATTTGAAATCTTCATCAATTCGAAAAGCATGGAGCATTTTCAGTGGATTGTTGCGCTGACCCGGATTATTTCAGCTGTTTTTCGCAAAGGCGGTGACGTTACGTTCCTGGTAGAGGAGCTGCGCAGCGTTTTCGATCCGCGAGGCGGATATTTCAAAAAAGGGCGCTATATTCCGTCCCTGGTAGCAGAACTTGGCGATGTCATCGAGTGCCACATGAAGCATATTGGCCTGATCGTGACCGAAGAAGACGCCCATCAGAAGAAATTCATTGAACAAAAGCGCGCCGAAATTGAAGCAAAGACCAAAAAACAACCTCAACCAGAGGAAAGCAGCAATGATTTTCCTCCCGAGGCACAACTTTGCAACAAATGCATGACCAAGGCAGTAATGAAAATGGATGGCTGCATGACTTGTTTGAATTGTGGAGACTCAAAATGCGGTTGA
- a CDS encoding FAD-dependent oxidoreductase — translation MTDVVATNETILVVGGGISGMTAAIEAAECGKKVVLVEKKPALGGRVSQLYKYFPKLCFPTCGLEINNRRTKMNKNITVLTMAEVTAISGGAGNYTASIKISPRFVNENCTACGACAEAVDAEVDNAFNYNMNKTKAAYLPFAMAHPQRYVIDPSIIGTADADKARAACKYDAVDLDMKEEALDLNVGAVIWATGWAPYDAAKIQPYGYDRYANVITSVEFERLMDPNGPTGGKLLRPSDGKEAKNIAFIQCAGSRDRNHLTHCSRICCMASLKQSTYIGEQYGDDENAKAVIYYIDIRAIDRFEDFYKMVREDKHVSFVKSKVANIMENRENGNPVLHGVDTEGYHRYANEHDLVVLAVGMTPNADIKAVAPDVKTDVSGFIQVAEDNGGIFGAGCASNALDVNRAVQNATAAALRAIQVVNGVAGTEA, via the coding sequence ATGACGGATGTAGTTGCTACAAATGAGACCATATTAGTGGTCGGGGGTGGTATCAGCGGAATGACCGCGGCCATCGAAGCTGCCGAATGTGGCAAAAAGGTTGTGCTGGTAGAGAAAAAACCGGCACTGGGTGGACGGGTAAGCCAGCTGTACAAATACTTCCCGAAACTGTGTTTCCCGACCTGTGGTCTCGAAATCAACAACCGCCGCACCAAAATGAACAAGAACATCACGGTGTTGACCATGGCGGAAGTCACGGCCATTAGCGGTGGGGCCGGCAATTACACTGCCAGCATCAAAATTTCGCCCCGGTTCGTCAATGAAAACTGCACAGCCTGCGGCGCCTGCGCCGAAGCCGTGGACGCCGAAGTGGATAACGCGTTCAACTATAATATGAACAAGACCAAGGCAGCCTACTTGCCGTTCGCCATGGCCCACCCGCAGCGCTATGTTATCGATCCCAGCATCATTGGTACCGCCGACGCCGACAAGGCCAGGGCCGCGTGCAAGTACGACGCCGTGGACCTGGATATGAAGGAAGAGGCGCTTGACCTGAATGTTGGTGCCGTTATCTGGGCTACCGGCTGGGCACCCTATGATGCCGCCAAGATCCAGCCGTACGGCTACGATCGTTACGCCAATGTCATTACCAGTGTCGAGTTTGAGCGCCTGATGGATCCCAATGGCCCAACCGGTGGCAAGCTGCTGCGTCCGTCTGATGGCAAGGAAGCGAAGAATATCGCCTTTATCCAATGCGCCGGTTCCCGTGACCGCAATCACCTGACCCATTGCTCCCGCATTTGTTGCATGGCTTCACTGAAGCAATCCACTTATATCGGCGAGCAGTACGGTGACGATGAAAATGCCAAGGCTGTTATCTACTATATTGATATTCGAGCCATTGATCGTTTCGAGGACTTCTACAAGATGGTCCGTGAAGACAAGCACGTCAGCTTCGTTAAATCCAAGGTTGCCAACATTATGGAAAACCGTGAAAACGGCAACCCGGTACTGCATGGCGTAGACACCGAGGGCTATCACCGTTATGCCAACGAGCATGACCTGGTGGTGTTGGCCGTCGGTATGACCCCGAACGCCGATATCAAGGCAGTCGCGCCTGATGTGAAGACCGATGTCAGTGGATTCATCCAGGTCGCCGAAGACAATGGTGGAATTTTTGGTGCGGGTTGCGCCAGTAACGCATTGGATGTTAACCGTGCCGTACAAAACGCCACGGCCGCTGCATTGCGTGCCATCCAGGTAGTGAACGGCGTAGCCGGGACGGAGGCATAA
- a CDS encoding hydrogenase iron-sulfur subunit, with protein MADMKIGAYICKGCGIGDRLDCGQLGNIAQREGKAQVVKEHDFLCNADGVATIQADIDNEGVNHVVIAACSRRAKVEAFSFENVAIARTNLREGVIWSHPDNGDNQELVQDMADDYVRMGCAEVAKMNIPEPNENRGSNKRILVVGGGISGMTAALESSKAGYEVLLVEKTGELGGMAARLHKKVPNVEPYADPQDTGVAAMVEAVNASSRITVHLNSTISRTSGAPGQFSVDISTESGSTATENVGAIIQASGFTPYDPASLDKYGYGKSADVVDAVGLEELARAANGGAIKRPSDGKEVKSVVFIQCAGQRSPKDGQLPYCSGHCCNTSIKQAMYFKDANPDVDTVVMYTDLRTPGNGEDFYRSAQRKGVVFTKGWPMEVGSDLNVKFKDVILNEEVAVKADLVVLATGQVPNSGVDIEAEGEAAANSQEVSILNLDYRQGKDLPHLRHGFQDSHFICFPYESRRTGIYPCGPVRRPMDIAQAVEDATGAAMKAIQAVENASQGRAAHPRSGDLTYPLFRKEGCTQCKRCTVECPFGAIDEDEQRYPQFNEGRCRRCGTCMGACPVRVISFANYSIDTVGSQLKAVDMPDEFEEKPRVLVLACENDAYPALDMAGMKRTEYTPFVRVIPVRCLGSVNTIWVSDAMNSGYDAVLLMGCKRGDEYQCHFVKGSELASTRMSKIGDTLQSLNLEPERVQTFEIAITDVDRVPQIFDETMKTIEQIGMSPFKF; from the coding sequence ATGGCTGATATGAAAATAGGTGCATATATTTGTAAGGGCTGTGGCATCGGCGATCGCCTTGATTGCGGTCAGCTGGGCAATATTGCCCAGCGCGAAGGCAAGGCCCAGGTAGTGAAGGAGCATGACTTCCTGTGTAATGCTGATGGTGTGGCCACAATCCAGGCAGACATCGATAACGAAGGCGTAAACCACGTTGTGATCGCTGCCTGCTCACGCCGTGCCAAGGTCGAAGCATTCAGTTTCGAAAACGTCGCTATCGCCCGTACCAACCTGCGCGAAGGTGTCATCTGGTCACACCCGGATAACGGTGACAACCAGGAACTGGTGCAGGATATGGCCGATGACTATGTGCGCATGGGTTGCGCCGAAGTCGCCAAGATGAATATCCCGGAGCCTAATGAAAATCGCGGTTCCAACAAGCGTATTCTTGTTGTTGGTGGTGGTATCTCGGGTATGACTGCAGCGCTGGAATCTTCCAAGGCCGGCTACGAAGTATTGCTGGTGGAAAAGACCGGCGAACTGGGTGGCATGGCCGCCAGGCTGCACAAGAAAGTTCCGAATGTTGAACCGTATGCTGATCCGCAGGATACCGGTGTGGCCGCGATGGTCGAAGCCGTTAACGCCAGCAGCAGGATTACGGTGCACCTGAATTCAACTATCAGCCGTACCTCCGGTGCGCCGGGTCAGTTCAGTGTTGATATTTCCACCGAGTCCGGCAGCACGGCAACCGAGAACGTTGGCGCCATTATCCAGGCTTCCGGTTTCACGCCGTATGACCCCGCCAGCCTCGACAAGTACGGTTACGGCAAGTCGGCGGATGTGGTTGACGCTGTCGGCCTGGAAGAGCTGGCCAGGGCTGCCAATGGCGGAGCCATCAAGCGTCCTTCAGATGGCAAGGAAGTAAAATCGGTCGTTTTCATCCAGTGTGCCGGTCAGCGCAGCCCGAAAGACGGTCAGCTGCCTTATTGTTCTGGCCACTGCTGCAACACGTCTATCAAGCAGGCCATGTACTTCAAGGATGCCAACCCGGATGTGGATACGGTGGTCATGTACACCGATTTGCGCACACCGGGTAACGGCGAAGACTTTTATCGCAGCGCCCAACGCAAGGGCGTGGTTTTCACCAAGGGCTGGCCGATGGAAGTCGGTTCTGACCTGAACGTGAAATTCAAGGATGTCATCCTGAATGAGGAAGTCGCTGTCAAGGCTGACCTCGTGGTCCTGGCAACAGGCCAGGTGCCGAATTCCGGTGTTGATATCGAAGCCGAAGGCGAAGCGGCTGCAAACAGCCAGGAAGTATCTATCCTGAACCTGGATTATCGCCAGGGCAAAGACCTGCCGCACCTGCGCCATGGTTTCCAGGACTCACACTTCATCTGTTTCCCGTATGAATCCCGTCGTACCGGCATTTATCCGTGTGGCCCGGTTCGCCGTCCCATGGATATTGCCCAGGCCGTGGAAGATGCTACCGGCGCTGCCATGAAAGCGATCCAGGCAGTTGAAAACGCGTCCCAGGGGCGCGCCGCACATCCTCGTTCCGGTGACTTGACTTACCCGTTGTTCCGCAAGGAAGGTTGCACCCAGTGCAAGCGTTGCACGGTAGAGTGCCCGTTTGGCGCCATCGACGAAGATGAGCAACGCTACCCGCAGTTCAACGAAGGTCGTTGTCGTCGTTGTGGCACCTGTATGGGCGCCTGCCCGGTACGCGTTATTTCTTTCGCCAATTACTCGATCGACACCGTCGGTTCCCAGCTGAAAGCGGTTGATATGCCTGACGAGTTTGAAGAGAAGCCGCGTGTCCTGGTACTGGCTTGTGAAAACGACGCCTACCCGGCGCTGGATATGGCGGGCATGAAGCGTACCGAGTACACGCCATTTGTTCGTGTTATCCCGGTTCGCTGCCTCGGTTCCGTGAACACCATCTGGGTATCGGATGCCATGAACAGCGGTTACGACGCTGTATTGTTGATGGGCTGCAAGCGTGGTGACGAGTACCAGTGTCACTTCGTGAAGGGTTCTGAACTGGCCAGTACCCGTATGAGCAAGATCGGCGATACATTGCAATCGCTCAACCTGGAGCCAGAACGTGTTCAGACGTTTGAAATTGCCATTACCGATGTCGATCGTGTACCCCAGATTTTTGACGAGACCATGAAGACGATCGAACAAATCGGCATGAGCCCGTTCAAGTTCTAG